The genome window GATCAGCAGGATCAGCGAAACGCCACCAAGCCACAGCGACACCTTGTGTTCCCGGCTGGCCTCTGGGCCCATCGCCACCAGCAGCGGTCCCGCGACCACCGCGGCCTTGGGGTCGGCGCGGCGCACCCCGGCCTGCGCCATCCGCAGCTGGGTAGTCGCCGCAGCTGTGGCCGCGAGCTCCGATGTGCCGGGGGCGAGGCGCGTCAATGCCCGCACCCACTGGATCCCGCGGCTGTGTTCCCAGTCGCCCCCGATGTTTTCGTGTGCTGCGGTCTTGAGTGGCAGGAAGAGATCGACCCGTTCAAGATCGATCCCGTTGAACCCCCGTGGCGTGACGCCGATGACGATATAGCTGCCACCGCCGAGTCGAAGGGTCCGGCCGAGCACGTTTCTGTCGCCCTGAAAACGACGCTGCCAGAAATCATACGTGAGCACTGCGGTCCCTGCAGCGCCCTGCGCATCCTCTTCGGCACTGTAGAACCGCCCGAGCAGCGGCTGAACACCAAGCAGCGAGAAGAAGTCGTGAGTGGCCATGAGCGTGGCGGCCGTGGTCGCCTCGCGCCCCCGGTCGAGTGAAAGCGACGTCGAGAAGAAGGCGGCAGTCGCCTTGGTCGCCGGGACCGATCGGAGATCGTCCACGGTGGGAAACGCCAGCGAACTGTTGGTCACCTCGCGGCCGAGGAAATTGCGCCTGACGTACATCCGCCGCAGCTCGTGCGGCGCACGAACCCCGGCTGGAGCGCGGAAGAAGAGTCGATCGATCATCCCGAACATTGCCGCGTTGACGCCGATGCCGAGCCCGAGTGTGAGGGCGACGGCAACAGCCACACCGGGCGCGCGTGCGATGCCGCGCAGCGTGTGACGCAGATTGCGACTCAGCATACCGATCCGCTCCGTGACAGTTGAGGTGGAATCAACGCGGGGCGTCCGCGCAGGTGCTCCGACGTTGGTGGCCGCCACGACCACCGCCCGCGCGCAGTCGGCGACGAACTCCCCCGCCGTTGCCGTCCGTCGCTCACGGTCGACCGACATCGCCCGCGACAGCGCTTCGGAAAGCTCGATCGGAATCGAAGGCACCTGTTGCGTGAGCACAGGTGGAGGTCCGGTGAATCGCTTCGCCACTGTGGCAAGCGTGGTGGTGCCGGCGAACGGGGTCTGCCCCGCCAGCATCTCGTACGTCATGCAGGCGAGACTGTATACATCGGAGCGACGATCGAGGTTCGGATCGCCGCTTGCTTGCTCCGGCGAGACATAGGCGGGTGTCCCTGCCCCGGAATCGAACTCGGAGTGCCATCCCTCCGCCCAGACTTCGGCCTGGATCACCCGCGCCACTCCGAAGTCGATCAACCAGGCGTGCTCCTCGCTGAGGAGGACGTTGTCGGGCTTCACATCACAGTGAAGCACGCCCAGGGCATGGGCGTGATCGAGCGCGGCCGCGACGCCTGCGAGCAAGCGCAACACGCGATCGATCGGTAGCCGTCCTTCGCGCTTGAGCAGATCGCGCAGTGACCCGCCCCGCACATATGGCATCACGTAATAGGGAGAACTCTCCGCCTCACCGGCGTCGAAGATCGGCAGGATGTTGGGATGCTGCAGGCGGTTGGTGTTGATGATTTCCTTGAGCAGCGCCTTGCTGCCCACGCCACTGACCACTTCGGAGTTGACGATCTTGATCGCGACCGGCCGGCCGAGGCGGGTATCGCGAGCGAGGTAGACGATCCCCATGCCACCCTGGCCAATCTCGATGTCGATCAGGTACTGATCGCGCAAAGCCCCCTGGATACCATGCTCCGGCAGTTCGTGACCGGGCTCGACCTCGAATAGCGCCTCGAAGGGGACGGCGAGCACCTCAAGCATTCGCTCCCGGGTCCGGGCCGACGGATAGAGATGCTTCCCGGCGAGCAGATTGGAGAGATGGCCCTTGGAGAGGCCGAGCCGCATCGCCCAGTTATTCTGGCTGATCGCGCTTTGCGCCAGCAATTGCTGCAGCCGGGTGTGATGGAGGCGAATGCGCATGAGACCGCACGGTTAGGGCCGATGAGCCTGGTCGCGCCTAAGTTATGGAGTCGCTGTGGCGGGGAAAGGGCCTTCTCGCACAAAGTGTTTCGGAACGTTCGATTTCACCCAGATCGTCCCAACCTGTGACAGAAATCGCGACGCTGCGAGTGGTGGAGCGGGGCCGCACATTCGGAGTTACCCTTTTTCTGTTTCCTCCACCCCTCTTCCTGAAGGGATCCCCATGCGCCGAGCGCTGCTCGTTCTTGCCCTCCTGCTCACTTCCCTGCGGCCCGCCGCGGCCCAGGTCTCTCGCCCCGATACCAGCGACCACTTCATCTGGCTTGAGGATGTCAGCGGTGAACGAGCGATGTCGTGGGTCAAGGCCGAGAACGGCAAGACCACGGACTTGCTCGAGAAAGACCCGCGCTACGCGGGTTTCTATCAGGGAATCCTGAAGATGGCCCAGGCGCAGGACCGCATCCCAGGCGTCAACTTCATCGGTGGCAGGCTTTACAACTTCTGGCGTGACTCGGCCCACATTCGTGGCATCTGGCGGAGCACGACACTCGCGAGCTATCGGACGCCGAAGCCGGTGTGGAGCACGGTGCTCGATCTCGACGCCATCGCGAAGCGCGAGAACGCTAACTGGGTCTGGCAGGGCGCCGATTGTGTGCCGCCTGCAGAGCGGCGTTGCCTCATCTCACTCTCCGATGGTGGCGAGGACGCCTCCACCGTCCGCGAGTTCGATCTTGTCACCCGTGACTTCGTGCCCGGCGGATTCTCACTCCCGAAGGGGAAGCAAGACGTCACCTGGATGGGAAGTGACACCATCGTTGTTTCGCGCGAATGGAGCCCCGGCGATGTCACGGCGTCAGGATACCCCTTCATCGTCAAGCGACTCGCGCGCGGGCAGCCACTCTCGACCGCGGTCGAACTCTTTCGCGGCACCAAGGCCGATGTCTCGGCTCGCGCCGGCACCCTCGTCGACGGCGCTGGCCGAAGGGCCACCATCATCACCCGCTCTGTCTCCTTCTTCGAATCTGAGTTGTACATCGTCCGTGCCCACGACGTCGCAAGACTCGCGATGCCATTGAAGGCGAATTTCTCGGCGATGATCGATGGTCAGCTGGTGGTCGCGCTCTCCGAGGCCTGGCACGCTGGCGCGACGACGATAAAGAGTGGTGGCCTCGCCTCGTTCTCGGTGGCGACCGCAATGAAGACTCCCGACGCGCTCGCTCCGGTTGCGATCGTCGAGCCCGGCCCGCGCGAATCCGTCGCCGGTGCGTCAGCAACGCGAAACCGCCTGCTCGTGGGGATGACGGAGAATGTGAAGGGACGCGTGTTCTCGTTCGCGCGCAGCGCCGACGGCCACTGGCACCGCACGGCCATCGCCCTCCCCGATAACGCGGCCACCTACGTGGCAGCCGCCGATTCCCGCAGCGATCTCGCCTTTCTCGGCGTGACGGGATTCCTGAATCCGACGTCGATCTGGATCGCCGACGCTGCCACAGCCTCGGCGAAGGTGCTCAAGTCGACGCCAGCTCGCTTCGATGCGTCGGGCCTCATGGTCGAGCAATTCGAGGCAACCTCGACCGATGGCACGAAGATCCCGTACTTCATCACCCACCCGAAGACGATGAAGCTCGACGGCTCGACACCAACTATCCTCACGGCATACGGCGGCTTCGAGGTATCCAGCACGCCGTACTACGATCAGAACGCTGGCAAGCTCTGGCTCACCCGGGGCGGTGCACTCGTGCTCGCGAATATTCGCGGCGGCGGAGAGTTCGGTCCGGCGTGGCACGAGGCCGGTCTCAAGACGAAGCGGCAGGTGATCTACGACGACTTCGCTGCCGTGGCGCAGGATCTCATTGCCCGCAAGATCACGTCGCCTCGCCGGCTCGGCATCGTGGGTGGATCGAATGGTGGACTGTTGATGGGCGTCGAGATGAACCAGCACCCGGAGTTGTGGAACGCGGTGCAGATCGCCGTACCGCTGCTCGACATGCTGCGGTATGAGCAGATCGCTGCCGGCGCCTCGTGGGTTGGCGAGTATGGCAGCGTGGCGAACCCCGACGAGCGCGCCTTCCTCGCGAGCATCTCGCCGTACCACAACCTCAAGCCGGGGGTGAAGTACCCCACCCCGTTCATCTGGACTACCACGAAGGATGATCGGGTGGGCCCTCAGCACGCGCGAAAGCTTGCCGCGAAGATGGCGGAACTTGGGATGCCATATCTGTACTATGAGGTGATCGAGGGAGGCCACGGTTCGGGGGCGAATGCGATCCAGCAGGCCCATACGAACGCCCTGGGGTACGTCTACTTCACCCGGCAGTTGATGGATGGCGGGGCGGCGATTCCCTAGGCAGCGGTTCTGCCGGGGGAAAACAAAAACGCCCACCCCCGTCGGGATGAGCGTTTAAGCTGCTGCTTATTGCCCCGCCTGGGGTCGAACCAGGAGTCTTCTGCTCCAGAGTCCGAAAACACACCGAAGATCAAGATTGTCGGTGATCCCCGGGGAAAACATATCACCTTTCGCTATATATAGTTAGGGCGTTGCTATGGACCTTCCGTGTTTGTTCGGGTTGGGGTAAGCTTGATAGCCATTTCAGGGTCGTCCTGACCCTGACCTTACCCCAAAACTCGAGGCAGGTGTGTCCACGCTCACGGTACGTGCCCTCAACAACCTCTCGAAAAATCCGCCCGCCGAGAGGATAGAGCTCCAAGACCAGGCGGTGCCATCCCTCCGAGCAAGAGTAACCCCAAAGGGGGTGGTCTCGCTCTCCTGGTTCCGGTGGGTCGGTGCGCGGGCAAGACGAGTGACCCTCGGTCGATGGCCTGGCGTCTCCCTCGACGATGCGCGGGATGCTGCACGAAGGAAAGACCTCGATCTTGCGGCAGGTCTCGATGTTGTGCCCGCGCGGGGAGCGACTGACGGGCGATCGATCCTGAGTGCGGTCTGGGCCTCCTACTTCGAGCACTCCAAGTCACACCGAAAGCGGCCGGACGATGCGGCAAGTCGGTGGAAGCACCTCGCCTCGTTCAAAGATCGCCCCCTAGGAAGCATCACTGAGCAGGATGTCGAGCGATGGCACCGAACTCTCGGTCGCTCCACCGGTCAGGTCACCGCAAATCGCTGCCTCGGATTGCTCAGCGCCCTCTACAACCGGGCCATCCGCTCCGGCTTCCGAGGGAAAAACCCTTGCGCCTTCGTGGAGCGGTTCGCAGAGTCGCCACGAACACGGGTGCTTCAGGGCCACGAGACCACCAGGCTGCTCGCCTCGCTCGAGGCAGAGGCGGATGCGGACCTCAGGGATTTTATTCGCCTAGGGATGTCGACGGGGGCGCGCCGCGGGAATATCGCGGCGATGCGCTGGTCTGAGCTCGACCTGAACGCCCAGCTCTGGAGCATCTCCGGGGCGGATGCAAAGAACGGCCTCCCACTGGTCTTGCCTCTCGGTGCGGATGCCATCGCGATATTGCGTCGGCGCGCGGAGGAAAATCGTGAATCGTCGGACTACATCTTCCCCGCCCGACGAGCGAACCCGAAGTACCCCTACCAGACTTCGTGGCAGCCCCGCGTTCGGCGAGTTTTCGACCGCGCCGGGCTTCCCGATATCCGCTTCCACGATCTACGCCGGTCATTCGGGACCTACTGCCTCAACTCCGGTACCGACCTCGCCCTTGTATCGGCCCTGTTGGGGCACCGGCAGCTCTCAACGACTGCGGCGGTCTACGCTCACGCAACGGCAGCAACGCTGCGCGCCGTTGTCGACCGAACCACCGTGCACCTCCTCGCTACTGCGACCGAGTCCCAGCGTCCGAAACTTCGGGCTCCATCTGCTGCAGCTCGTGGTGAACTCACTCCCGATTTTATGGAGGTGAGCTGATGTCGGATCCTTCGAGCAATAAGGAAAAGCGTGGGTTCAACATCGGCGACCCCGAAGCCTGGCATCGGCATTGGCTGGAAATGCAGCGACAGACCGTGAGGGAGCTTCGAGCCGAGGCAGACTATCTGGAGGATGCCACGGACAGGGGGATCGCCATCAGACCGGAAGTGAAGCAAATGACACAAGAAGAGGCCTTAATGCTCTGGGCCGAGGAGGACGGGAAACGCGGACGTAAGGTCTACCTCGCCTCACGAAGGGGAGGCTTAATCCACTCCGAGATGCAGCGGGCCAAGACAGCGGCCCGAAACGCCGAAATTCGCAAGGCAGTCACCAGCGGGGATGCTGTGAAGCCAGGCGGTCGTAAGCCAACCCAGAAAGAGATAGCAAAGCGGTTCAGAGTGAGCGCCTCGACGGTCAGCAGAATCGCCAAAACGTAACCTGGACCTCAGGTTGCCGTTGCATGTGCCCGCCACATGCAACGGCCTCCTGACAAGATTGCTCTTCATCGCAGGTTCACACTCGATGGAGACCACTCGCTATGTCGATCGATATTGCTTCACTACCCCCGCTCCTCAAGCCAG of Gemmatimonadota bacterium contains these proteins:
- a CDS encoding ADOP family duplicated permease, encoding MRIRLHHTRLQQLLAQSAISQNNWAMRLGLSKGHLSNLLAGKHLYPSARTRERMLEVLAVPFEALFEVEPGHELPEHGIQGALRDQYLIDIEIGQGGMGIVYLARDTRLGRPVAIKIVNSEVVSGVGSKALLKEIINTNRLQHPNILPIFDAGEAESSPYYVMPYVRGGSLRDLLKREGRLPIDRVLRLLAGVAAALDHAHALGVLHCDVKPDNVLLSEEHAWLIDFGVARVIQAEVWAEGWHSEFDSGAGTPAYVSPEQASGDPNLDRRSDVYSLACMTYEMLAGQTPFAGTTTLATVAKRFTGPPPVLTQQVPSIPIELSEALSRAMSVDRERRTATAGEFVADCARAVVVAATNVGAPARTPRVDSTSTVTERIGMLSRNLRHTLRGIARAPGVAVAVALTLGLGIGVNAAMFGMIDRLFFRAPAGVRAPHELRRMYVRRNFLGREVTNSSLAFPTVDDLRSVPATKATAAFFSTSLSLDRGREATTAATLMATHDFFSLLGVQPLLGRFYSAEEDAQGAAGTAVLTYDFWQRRFQGDRNVLGRTLRLGGGSYIVIGVTPRGFNGIDLERVDLFLPLKTAAHENIGGDWEHSRGIQWVRALTRLAPGTSELAATAAATTQLRMAQAGVRRADPKAAVVAGPLLVAMGPEASREHKVSLWLGGVSLILLIIACANVMNLLLTRLTHRDAELAIRAALGASRGRLVGQIVVETLVLSLAAALVGLFLAQWGGIALARTLLPDVALASPLTDVRVIGFTLVTAFVAGLLAGVVPAWRGSKPDLITALKVGRGGARSGRSVLQSGLLIFQASLSVVLLVGAGLFVRSMRQIRGLDAGLDLNHLMMASADLRGTGLTPIQQRNAQLRVMEKLRQLPGVTAVTASNSIPFNTSWAEDLSIPGVDSIPSVRSGGPYINMVGQDYFRTVGTGLRDGRAFDGTDREGSARVAIVGETMAELIWPKQSPLGKCLKIGGDTMPCTTIVGVAKDAPRSSLLDRANAQYYVPAEQYQPDVPYAAFFIRTAGNPALLTTPVRRTLQEMAPDLPVVDVQPLWELAAPETRSWQLGATLFTLFGVLAIVVAAIGLYSVLSFAVARRRREFGIRTALGASVPNVIALVLSSGMRLVVVGLVVGLLIALAAGRAIAPLLFDTNPLDPVVYGVVAGVLLVTAVFACLMPAWRAARVAPMEALRSE
- a CDS encoding prolyl oligopeptidase family serine peptidase, whose amino-acid sequence is MRRALLVLALLLTSLRPAAAQVSRPDTSDHFIWLEDVSGERAMSWVKAENGKTTDLLEKDPRYAGFYQGILKMAQAQDRIPGVNFIGGRLYNFWRDSAHIRGIWRSTTLASYRTPKPVWSTVLDLDAIAKRENANWVWQGADCVPPAERRCLISLSDGGEDASTVREFDLVTRDFVPGGFSLPKGKQDVTWMGSDTIVVSREWSPGDVTASGYPFIVKRLARGQPLSTAVELFRGTKADVSARAGTLVDGAGRRATIITRSVSFFESELYIVRAHDVARLAMPLKANFSAMIDGQLVVALSEAWHAGATTIKSGGLASFSVATAMKTPDALAPVAIVEPGPRESVAGASATRNRLLVGMTENVKGRVFSFARSADGHWHRTAIALPDNAATYVAAADSRSDLAFLGVTGFLNPTSIWIADAATASAKVLKSTPARFDASGLMVEQFEATSTDGTKIPYFITHPKTMKLDGSTPTILTAYGGFEVSSTPYYDQNAGKLWLTRGGALVLANIRGGGEFGPAWHEAGLKTKRQVIYDDFAAVAQDLIARKITSPRRLGIVGGSNGGLLMGVEMNQHPELWNAVQIAVPLLDMLRYEQIAAGASWVGEYGSVANPDERAFLASISPYHNLKPGVKYPTPFIWTTTKDDRVGPQHARKLAAKMAELGMPYLYYEVIEGGHGSGANAIQQAHTNALGYVYFTRQLMDGGAAIP
- a CDS encoding site-specific integrase; protein product: MSTLTVRALNNLSKNPPAERIELQDQAVPSLRARVTPKGVVSLSWFRWVGARARRVTLGRWPGVSLDDARDAARRKDLDLAAGLDVVPARGATDGRSILSAVWASYFEHSKSHRKRPDDAASRWKHLASFKDRPLGSITEQDVERWHRTLGRSTGQVTANRCLGLLSALYNRAIRSGFRGKNPCAFVERFAESPRTRVLQGHETTRLLASLEAEADADLRDFIRLGMSTGARRGNIAAMRWSELDLNAQLWSISGADAKNGLPLVLPLGADAIAILRRRAEENRESSDYIFPARRANPKYPYQTSWQPRVRRVFDRAGLPDIRFHDLRRSFGTYCLNSGTDLALVSALLGHRQLSTTAAVYAHATAATLRAVVDRTTVHLLATATESQRPKLRAPSAAARGELTPDFMEVS